From a single Shewanella donghaensis genomic region:
- a CDS encoding ComEA family DNA-binding protein yields MSNKAMKHPLLMGVILVGALSLMSINVNAATKEVKSTSQTTQVKKPAKNVVSKININKATVVELQALNGVGEAKAKAIVEYRKKNGKFKSVQQLTQVAGIGEKLVEKNTQVISL; encoded by the coding sequence ATGTCTAATAAAGCTATGAAACATCCATTACTCATGGGCGTTATATTGGTTGGTGCACTGTCACTAATGAGCATAAACGTCAATGCAGCCACAAAAGAAGTTAAATCTACATCCCAAACAACACAGGTAAAAAAGCCTGCTAAAAATGTGGTTAGTAAAATCAATATTAATAAGGCGACAGTTGTAGAGCTGCAAGCCCTTAACGGCGTAGGGGAGGCGAAAGCTAAAGCTATTGTCGAATATCGAAAAAAGAACGGTAAATTCAAAAGCGTGCAGCAATTGACACAAGTGGCAGGAATAGGTGAAAAACTGGTTGAGAAAAATACCCAAGTAATTAGCCTTTAA
- a CDS encoding YciK family oxidoreductase, which yields MLEYQAEKDLLKNKTILVTGAGAGIGRTAAINFAKHGATVILLGKTVKKLEAVYDEIEQAGYPKPAIVPLDLKGATEQNYKDMAETIAEQFNHLDGLLHNASLLGALGPFEHIDLESLEDVMKVNVTAQVILTKALLPIMRSAPSASIIFTSSGVGRQGRAYWGPYAFSKFATEGMMQVLAHECDGTNLRVNSINPGATRTEMRAKAYPGEDPQTLKTAQDIMPTYLYLMGEDSVAVNGQQLSAQ from the coding sequence ATGTTGGAATATCAAGCTGAAAAAGATTTACTAAAAAATAAAACAATCCTTGTTACAGGTGCAGGTGCTGGAATTGGTCGAACTGCAGCGATAAACTTTGCAAAACATGGCGCAACCGTCATCCTATTAGGTAAAACAGTAAAAAAACTTGAAGCTGTTTACGATGAAATAGAACAAGCTGGTTATCCTAAACCTGCCATTGTGCCGTTAGATTTAAAAGGTGCAACAGAACAAAACTACAAAGACATGGCAGAAACAATCGCTGAACAATTCAATCATTTAGATGGTTTACTACACAATGCAAGCTTATTAGGCGCGCTTGGTCCGTTTGAACATATTGACCTTGAATCACTAGAAGATGTTATGAAAGTGAACGTCACCGCCCAAGTCATCTTAACTAAAGCCTTATTACCGATCATGCGAAGCGCACCATCAGCATCTATTATCTTCACTTCTAGCGGTGTTGGTCGTCAAGGACGTGCATATTGGGGGCCTTACGCTTTTTCTAAATTTGCCACCGAAGGTATGATGCAAGTGCTTGCCCATGAATGTGATGGTACCAATCTTCGTGTTAATAGTATTAACCCAGGTGCAACGCGCACAGAAATGCGCGCTAAAGCTTATCCTGGTGAAGATCCACAAACATTAAAAACGGCCCAAGATATAATGCCGACGTACTTATACCTCATGGGTGAAGATTCAGTTGCAGTCAATGGACAACAATTGAGCGCACAATAA